Within the Bacteroidota bacterium genome, the region AATATCCTAGAGGACTAGTTAAAGGTACTTAAAATTTACATAACTTTTATTAAAAAAAACTATGAGTACAATATTTTCTAAGATAATTTCAGGAAAGATTCCAAGTTACAAGATTGCTGAGAATAAAAATTTTCTTGCATTTTTAGATGTTTATCCACTCGTTGAAGGACATACATTAGTAATTCCTAAAAAAGAAATAGACAATGTTTTTGATATTGATGATAAACTTTTTACAGAATACAATTTATTTGCAAAAAAAATAGCCATTGCAATAGGCAAAGCTATTGATTGCCAAAGAGTAGGCTCAGCAGTAGTAGGACTTGAAATACCTCATGCTCACATTCATATAGTACCACTAAACAGCATGGATGACATAAATTTTACAAGGGCAAAACTAAAATTCACTAAAGAAGAATTTGAAAAAACTGTTGAGAAGATTAAGGCTTATTTGTAAAAGGGGAACTTCTATAATGCAATTATCTGTAGTT harbors:
- a CDS encoding HIT family protein, with the translated sequence MSTIFSKIISGKIPSYKIAENKNFLAFLDVYPLVEGHTLVIPKKEIDNVFDIDDKLFTEYNLFAKKIAIAIGKAIDCQRVGSAVVGLEIPHAHIHIVPLNSMDDINFTRAKLKFTKEEFEKTVEKIKAYL